GAGGAACGACTCGGTGATCACAGCAACTCTCACGTCACGCAGGATCTGACCTGACGAGTGATCAGATTGCAGCCACGGCACGGGTGTTCGGTGAACTGCGGGCACAACCTGGGTTACCTGGGCCGCCGTTTGGCGATCAGCAGGCGGTGACGTTTCCGGGCGCGGAACGGTGGCCCAACACCAGGCGACGCCGATGCGCCTCGCCACACCGGTCGTCGGTCAGTCTGAGGAGCGATCGGCGTGCCCGAGGTCGCGGTCCGGGGCCACCTGGTCGCGGACGGCCCGCTTCAGGGCTGTGGGCTCCGGGAAGCCTTGCGTCGCGCGGTCCCAGACCGGCTCGCCGTCGACCCGGACGACGAACACGCCACCGTGCCCGGGCACCAGTGCCACTTCGGCGAGGTCCGCCTCGAACGTGCCGAGCAGTTCCTGGGCCACCCAGACGGCACGGGGGAGCCAGTGGCACTGGGTGCAGTACTCGATGCTCAGCCGGGCCTTGGCCGGTCCGCCGCCTGCGGTCACGGCGCCAAGTTAGCGGCCCGCCCACGCGACCGGCCCGCCGGTGACCGTGTCGGTTCGGATGTCCTGCGGTGTGGCGGAAGTGGATCGGGTTTGCTGTCCCCTACGTTTGCTCAATTGTCACTTCAGCAACACTGGTAACAGGTGCCAGATAGCGATCTCTTGGGGGGCGTCCGATGGGTGGACTGGCATCGCGTTGGCTGCGGGCCGCAGCGCTGTTGGCGATCACGGTCGCCGTTGCGGGTGCTGCAGGCAGGTTCTCGGAGGCCCAGATGTCTCCGATGGCCCATGTCGGGAACGCGATCAGTTTGAACGTCGGTCGGTAACCATCGAGGTACCCGATTGAGAACCGTTTCGCGACATTGCTGACGGTGCGTCAGTTGACCGGAGCCAGAACGGCGCCGAGAGCTTGCCCGGTGCATTCCTACTTGAAGTAGGATTGCCGTGTGACCGTCTCCAAGGTGTCGATGAGTCTGGATGCGGATGTGCTGGCCCAGACCCGCGAGCGGGTCGGCGGGCGAGGAGTGTCTGCGTACGTGAACGAGGCCGTGCGCCGACAGCTGCGGAGGGACGCACTGGCGGATCTGTTGGCCGAGGTGCGGGAGCAGAACGGACCGGTCCCGGTCGAGCGTATGGAGGAGGTGCGCCGCCTTTGGCCAGGTCCCGCCGCCGAGGCCGTATCGCGCCCAGCCTGAGCGATCTGCTCGTCCTCGACGCCCAGGGTCTGGCGGGAGCCGCCGGGGGCGATCCGACCGTCCAGGCGTGGCTGGAGCGAGCACAAGAACTCGATGCCGATGTGATCGTCTCGGCAGTGACGCTCGCCGAGGTAATCCGCGGGGAGGCCCGGGACGCCCGCTGCAACAGCGTCGTCAAGGCGGTGGACGTCTGGCCGGCCGACGAGGCGCTGGGCCGGGCGGCCGGAGCGCTGCTCGGCCGGGCGAGTTCGGACCGGACCGTAGACGCGGTTGTGGCGGCCACGGTCCTCGCCGCAAGGCAGCATCACGGCACGACGCGCTGCGTCGTCCTGACCAGCGACCCGGACGACCTCACGGCGCTGCTGGCCGATTCACCCGACATCCGGGTAGTGACTTGCTGAGAGCCGGCCTTCCGGTCGCGGGCCGGTTCGGCTCGGCGGACGCCCGCGCGGGTCGCCGAGACGGGGCGCTGCTCCGGTGGCCAGTGATGTTCCTCGATGATTTCGTGGGCCAGATGAAGCGACTGCGGCCGATCGCCGTCGTATTGCCTTGATGGTGTGCTCATCGTGCGGAGGCTCTACGTCGGGAGCGGCTTCGTAAGACTGTGCACGAAGGACGACGGGAGCACTGGCTCGACGGTTACAGTCACTCCGATTCGGGCGACCGAGAACGGCTTGTGACCCTGCTGTTCGACCAGCGGCGTCGCCGTCGTGCGTGGCCGGGTGCTGTCACCATTGCTGTCAAAGAACGAAAACGCCCCGTCCCGATCGCTCGGGCGGGGCGTTTCGCTACATCGCTCCGGTGGGCAGGGGCGGGGTCGAACCGCCGACCTTCCACTTTTCAGGCGGACGCTCGTACCAACTGAGCTACCTGCCCCGGGTCGGACTCGCAGAGTCTAAGGCATCCGGAGGGGCCCGGAGCGGGACGGCCGGCCGTTGGGGATCAGAAGCGCTCGACGTGCTCCTCGCGGACGATCCGGCGCCCACTGCTGTCGTAGTCGTAGCGCGGATCGGACGCGGTAACGACCGTGCTGCGCCGCTGTCCGCCGAACCCGCCCCAACTGCTCCAGAACATCATCGAGAGCAGGATGCCGACGCCGCCGACCAACATCAGAATCACGCCGACGTTGCTCAGGTTGACGTCGCTGGAGTGGACGTTCACGGCGAACTTCAGGATCGCCCCGATGGCGAAGAGGAAGATGCCTGCACCGATGCCCATGTGTGAACCTCCACTTGCGGGCGGGGCGGGCGCCCCGCTTGGGATTGCGTCACGGCGGTTGGCCGCTGGCGGGAGGCTTCCCTTGCCCGCCTGAGGGAAACGGTCGGACCAGCGCGGCAGCGGCGAGATGCCCCGGAATCAGAACGGGCATCCACGAATTCGTGGATGCCCGGGTTGGCTTGTTCTGCGGCGGTCCCGACGGGATTTGAACCCGCGACCTTCACCTTGACAGGGTGACGAGCACTCCAAACTGCTCTACGGGACCTAGCTCACTTCTTCGACCTCGGCCGGTTGCCCCGCCTT
This genomic window from Sporichthyaceae bacterium contains:
- a CDS encoding SelT/SelW/SelH family protein — its product is MTAGGGPAKARLSIEYCTQCHWLPRAVWVAQELLGTFEADLAEVALVPGHGGVFVVRVDGEPVWDRATQGFPEPTALKRAVRDQVAPDRDLGHADRSSD
- a CDS encoding PIN domain-containing protein, giving the protein MARSRRRGRIAPSLSDLLVLDAQGLAGAAGGDPTVQAWLERAQELDADVIVSAVTLAEVIRGEARDARCNSVVKAVDVWPADEALGRAAGALLGRASSDRTVDAVVAATVLAARQHHGTTRCVVLTSDPDDLTALLADSPDIRVVTC
- a CDS encoding DUF6458 family protein; translation: MGIGAGIFLFAIGAILKFAVNVHSSDVNLSNVGVILMLVGGVGILLSMMFWSSWGGFGGQRRSTVVTASDPRYDYDSSGRRIVREEHVERF